A stretch of the Vidua chalybeata isolate OUT-0048 chromosome Z, bVidCha1 merged haplotype, whole genome shotgun sequence genome encodes the following:
- the LOC128802425 gene encoding uncharacterized protein LOC128802425: MAELPLPAGLSASTFPAKLWRLVNSPRVHSVRWDSRARGLLIDRSLFERELLSPGDAQGPAPHTFRATQFRSFVRQLYRYGFHKVPGWVGSAAPGDAGTWLHYSNPCFRRDRPDLLLRIRRRSAANRRRPAAGQEGRRRPPCGSQQLPGARPLPDGRDGRSRFQPLSRERPPLPPGRPPSGFLLLHRERTLPDGRELRSPRPGRFQQPPGERPLLARRPPCSFHLLHRDRPVPARREGPSRFRELYGEQPLPAEREVLRVPPCELLAFHGEPLLPLGREGPRSRFQELCGGQLPPIDREVLRIPPCSFQHLHREQQPPAYDPRATSDTSAPSAPSSSAGCAASMASSSAWNAPEEKEWPPVDLGFAVEQMIQEIRRSLPERSPSAQGNINVAPESSGGEPVNRAAAEETSSGTESCGNSSPEPEELDPV, encoded by the exons atggcagagctgccgCTGCCCGCCGGGCTCAGCGCCAGCACCTTCCCCGCCAAGCTGTGGCGCCTGGTGAACAGCCCCCGCGTCCACTCCGTGCGCTGGGACAGCCGGGCCCGGGGACTGCTCATCGACCGCTCCCTTTTCGAGCGGGAGCTGCTCAGCCCGGGCGACGCCCAGGGGCCGGCCCCGCACACCTTCAGGGCCACGCAGTTCCGCAGCTTCGTGCGCCAGCTCTACCGCTACGGCTTCCACAAGGTGCCGGGCTGGGTTGGCTCGGCTGCGCCGGGCGATGCCGGGACCTGGCTCCACTACAGCAACCCCTGCTTTCGCCGCGACCGCCCCGACCTCCTGCTCCGCATCAGGCGCCGGAGCGCGGCCAACAggcggcggccggcggcggggcaggAGGGCCGCAGGCGCCCGCCCTGcggctcccagcagctccccggggCGCGGCCGCTGCCGGACGGGCGGGACGGGCGCAGTCGCTTCCAGCCGCTCTCCAGGGagcggccgccgctgccgcccgggCGCCCGCCCAGCggcttcctcctgctgcacagggaacGGACGCTGCCGGACGGGCGGGAGCTGCGCAgtccccggcccggccgcttCCAGCAGCCCCCCGGGGAGCGGCCGCTGCTCGCCCGGCGCCCGCCCTGCAGCTTCCACCTGCTGCACAGGGACCGGCCGGTGCCGGCCCGGCGGGAGGGGCCGAGCCGCTTCCGGGAGCTCTATGGGGAGCAGCCGCTGCCCGCCGAGCGGGAGGTGCTACGGGTCCCGCCCTGCGAGTTGCTCGCTTTCCACGGGGAGCCGCTGCTGCCGCTCGGGCGGGAGGGGCCCCGCAGCCGCTTCCAGGAGCTCTGCGGGGGGCAGCTGCCTCCGATCGACCGGGAGGTGCTCAGGATCCCGCCCTGCAGCTTCCAGCAtctccacagggagcagcagcccccagcctaCGACCCACGAG CCACCTCAGACACTTCAGCCCCCAGCGCTCCATCTAGCAGTGCAGGCTGTGCAGCATCGATggcctccagctcagcctggaatGCACCTGAGGAAAAGGAATGGCCACCAGTGGATCTTGGCTTTGCTGTAGAGCAAATGATCCAGGAGATCAGGAGATCCCTGCCTGAAAGGTCTCCCTCTGCTCAG GGCAATATTAATGTTGCCCCTGAGTCTTCAGGAGGGGAGCCTGTGAAccgggctgcagcagaggaaactTCATCAGGCACGGAGAGCTGCGGGAACAGTTCCCCAGAGCCCGAGGAGCTTG aTCCCGTGTGA